TCACGTGGGGATAGTCGGATCCAAGGATCAGATGATCGGCCCCGACAAAGGAATGTGCGCACATCAAGGCAGGTTCAAAAAAACTGACCGTATCATAGTAAAATCTTTTCAAATAGTCCTTGGCCGGGCCCGAGATGTTTGCCCGGCACTCGGGATAGGCCTCGTAACAATTCTGGATCCGTTCGGCGAGGTAAGGAACGGCTCCTCCCAGGTGGGACACGATGAATTTCAGCCCGGGGTACCTCTCCAGTATCCCCCCCATGACCAGACGCACTACGGCGATGCACAGTTCGGTCTCGAATCCGATCATGGGGCCGAGCCGATAGTCCCTGTAAGTTTGCTTGTCCCTGGGGGCCCTGGGATGGATGTGAATGGGGAGGTCGTAGGCGGAGATATGTTCATAGAAGGGGTAAAGCCTTTCATCATCAAGTTCCATGCCGTTGATGTTGGTCCCGATACAGGCTCCCCGGAAGCCCAGTTCCTCCACGCACCGCTTCAGTTCCCTCACGGCCCGCTCCGGGTCCAGGAAAGGAAGGGTGGCAAATCCCAAAAACCGACCCGGATGGTCCCGGGTGATTTCGGCCACCTCGTCGTTGACGGTCCTGGCCAAAGACTCCCCCAGATCCGGGGGGAAGATGTCCACGCTGGGTATTGAGAGGGTCAGGATCTGCATGTCCACCCCGGCCTCTTCCATGTCGGAGAGGCGTTTCTCGACATCCACCATGGGAGGAGTGAGGGTCACGAGCCGGTTGCCGTCTTGTACCAGGAGCCTTCTGCCCCACTCGTCCTTTTCCACGGTGATCCCAGCGGAGGCGCCTTCTTTCTCCAGTTTCCGCAAAAATTTTTCCGGATAGTAATGGTTGTGAACGTCTACGATCATTGATTTTGCTCCCTTGTCTCGAATTGGCCTGTTAATGACCCGGTAAGGGCCGGTGATAACCCATCCACGAGGTATAGCCGAAAATATCTTGGGTCCCGGGGGGGCGCGACCCGTGAAAAGCTGTCCAG
The sequence above is drawn from the Deltaproteobacteria bacterium genome and encodes:
- a CDS encoding amidohydrolase: MIVDVHNHYYPEKFLRKLEKEGASAGITVEKDEWGRRLLVQDGNRLVTLTPPMVDVEKRLSDMEEAGVDMQILTLSIPSVDIFPPDLGESLARTVNDEVAEITRDHPGRFLGFATLPFLDPERAVRELKRCVEELGFRGACIGTNINGMELDDERLYPFYEHISAYDLPIHIHPRAPRDKQTYRDYRLGPMIGFETELCIAVVRLVMGGILERYPGLKFIVSHLGGAVPYLAERIQNCYEAYPECRANISGPAKDYLKRFYYDTVSFFEPALMCAHSFVGADHLILGSDYPHVIGDIREAVTSIEGLGISREDKEKIFSENILRLMHMATS